A stretch of the Oncorhynchus clarkii lewisi isolate Uvic-CL-2024 chromosome 9, UVic_Ocla_1.0, whole genome shotgun sequence genome encodes the following:
- the LOC139416090 gene encoding monocarboxylate transporter 13: protein MAKLQAPQVLQSQPAAPDGGWGWVVVGALFVTSALVFGIIRSMGVFFVEFVQYFGESAQAVSWITSIGLAMQQCVSPFGTALCNGYGARPVVMAGGCLSALGFILASQATCVTHLYLTLGIISGSGWALVFTPMVASVMQYFTRKRSLAMALGFTGVGLSSFAFSPLFQLLVEMYTWRGALLILGGLSLNMVACGALIRPLGTHKAVAALAPGESAWSCASLFHRAYSYLELSLLFQRPFLTYSLAITFFNCGYFVPYVHLVAHSRHEGFSQYQAAFVISATGVTDIVGRVVSGWASDLGRLRLPHMLVLWTGLLGLSLLVLPLGSLGGSYPGLLITSLAYGFCAGAMTPLVFSVVPEIVGMERMLGALGLLQMIESIGGLLGSPLSGLLKDLTGSYTASFLVAGGFLLLGTMVMTTLPHFFSCTDQHPLQRHARNYNNKQQSPESGLMTNSLSEKLNHIDTIPYSQPQLDCDSLQPEPEVYMPLN from the exons atGGCCAAGCTGCAGGCCCCCCAGGTGCTCCAGAGCCAGCCAGCAGCCCCAGATGGTGGGTggggctgggtggtggtgggggcCCTGTTTGTGACCTCTGCCCTGGTGTTTGGGATAATCCGGAGCATGGGGGTCTTCTTTGTGGAGTTTGTGCAGTACTTTGGGGAGAGCGCCCAGGCTGTCTCCTGGATCACATCCATAGGGTTGGCCATGCAGCAGTGTGTCA gTCCATTTGGCACAGCGTTGTGTAATGGATACGGTGCCAGACCTGTTGTGATGGCAGGAGGTTGTCTCTCTGCACTCGGCTTCATCCTGGCCTCACAGGCCACCTGCGTCACACACCTCTACCTCACCTTGGGCATCatctcag GTTCGGGCTGGGCATTAGTCTTCACTCCTATGGTGGCGTCAGTGATGCAGTACTTCACCCGGAAGCGCTCCCTGGCCATGGCGCTGGGCTTTACGGGCGTGGGCCTCTCGTCCTTCGCCTTCTCACCCCTCTTCCAGCTCTTGGTGGAGATGTACACCTGGCGGGGGGCCCTTCTCATCCTGGGGGGCCTCAGCCTCAACATGGTGGCCTGCGGGGCCCTCATCAGGCCCCTGGGGACTCACAAGGCTGTAGCTGCG CTGGCCCCAGGTGAGAGTGCCTGGTCCTGCGCCTCCCTCTTCCACCGGGCCTACTCCTACCTGGAGCTTTCCCTCCTCTTCCAGCGGCCCTTCCTCACTTACAGCCTGGCCATCACCTTCTTCAACTGTGGCTACTTTGTGCCTTACGTCCACCTGGTGGCCCACAGCCGCCATGAGGGCTTCTCCCAGTATCAG GCTGCCTTCGTCATCTCAGCCACGGGTGTGACAGACATCGTGGGCCGTGTGGTGTCCGGCTGGGCCTCGGACCTGGGCCGTCTCCGTCTGCCCCACATGCTGGTCCTCTGGACGGGCCTGTTGGGCCTCTCCCTCCTCGTGCTGCCCCTGGGCTCCCTGGGGGGGTCCTACCCGGGCCTGCTCATCACCAGCCTAGCCTATGGGTTCTGCGCCGGCGCCATGACTCCCCTGGTGTTCTCGGTGGTGCCGGAGATTGTGGGCATGGAGCGGATGCTGGGCGCCCTGGGGCTGCTACAGATGATCGAGAGCATCGGGGGGCTGCTGGGGTCACCGCTGTCAG GTTTGCTGAAGGACCTGACAGGCAGTTACACGGCCTCCTTCCTGGTCGCTGGTGGTTTCCTCCTGCTGGGTACCATGGTAATGACCACTTTGCCTCACTTCTTCTCCTGCACCGACCAGCACCCTCTCCAGAGACATGCCCGCAACTACAACAACAAGCAGCAGAGCCCTGAGTCTGGCCTCATGACCAACTCCCTATCAGAGAAACTCAACCACATAGATACCATACCGTACTCTCAACCGCAACTGGACTGCGACAGCCTCCAGCCGGAACCAGAGGTGTACATGCCTTTAAACTGA